The sequence TGGCGATATCCGAATAAGACTTGAAGTGGGCCAATCCCTTCGCGGCCTGCACCGCCAAGAGCGCACCGGTCGTCGTCGTCTTGCCGTGATCGATGTGACCGATCGTGCCGACGTTGCAGTGGGGCTTAGTTCTTGCAAACGTTTCCTTGGCCATTTCTGATATTTCTCCCTGCGTTGATTCGAACCTGGCAGTCTCTTTGGAAAGTATTTTCAATCGCCCGCGCCGCGGACTGACGTTTCAACAGGCGGGCCAGCGGGAGTTCAATCCCACACCGGCGGCCTCGCGCGTGCGATCACACAACTTGGCTGTCTTGGTCGCATGTATTCCTGCTTGCCGCGGGCATTCGCGAGCGACTGCCGAGAGCTGCTGAAGGGACTTGAACCCTTGACCTCGTCCTTACCAAGGACGCGCTCTACCAGCTGAGCTACAGCAGCGATGAACTTTCTCGCCGCCCACGCTGCACGCCGCGGCCCGCGAAACGCGTGCTTCTTCAGCCGCTTCGCAAACCGTCGTCAATTCATGTTCTCTCGTTGACTTCTCCTAAGCGGGTGAAGGGAATCGAACCCTCGTATGAAGCTTGGAAGGCTACTGCTCTACCATTGAGCTACACCCGCATTCAATGGGGAGTGCAGGATTCGAACCTGCGAAGACCGAAGTCATCAGATTTACAGTCTGACCCCTTTGACCGCTCGGGAAACTCCCCCAGATCTTTCTTGGAACCGAAATCCGTTTCACGCGAGCCAGGGGGGACGACTCCCTCGTTGACCGCTATTGCTTCATTTCGCGGCAACCTGTTGCCCCCTCAGGCGTTGCGCCCGAAAAAACAACAACCAGAAGTCTCGCGAACACTCAACCAGCTAGCGGAGGGACTTGAACCCACAACCTGCTGATTACAAATCAGCTGCTCTGCCAGTTGAGCTACGCTAGCCCATTCGATCCACCACGAAAACCAATAAATATAACCAACAAACGACGACCTGCAATACGAGACTCGCGGAAAAACGATCCGTGGTGGTGATCGCTCAATCCACTCCGCCCGCACCAGGGGAAGGTCCGATTAGACAATTTCCCCCGCCCGCTGGCGAGGGGGCGCAAGAACAACATTTTTGGCATCTCCACCCGGGCGCACCCGCCAAGGCGATTCCACTAGCCCGACGCGCCAGCGAGGGGGAGTAAACTCCGTTCGGTGTTCGGCGTCTACTCCCCCTCGCTGGCGCGTCGGGCTAGTGCTTCGTCAAATCCTGCTTTTCGGGTGTCTCAAAAGCGCGGGTGGCTGGGGTCGAATGTACTCATTCGCCCCCAGCGCGCTTGACCTGGGGGCGAATGAGTACATTCGACCCCAGCCACCCGTGTGTTTTGAAGACCCGAACTTCTGACGCTGACGCAGCGCTATTGGGTGTGCCAACTGCAAGGAAACAAAAACCCGCGGCGAGGTTCGCCGCGGGCTGTTTTCTGGCATCAAATTCGACGTCCCCGGCGATTACTCGCCCGGATCGTCGATCTTTTCCTCTTCGGCCGCCCGGCGGAGCTTGTCCAAGGCCCGGGCTTCGATCTGGCGAATCCGCTCCTTGGTCACTCCCATCTCGGCCCCGACCTCCTTCAAGGTCAGCGGTTCGTTTCGACCATCCAGCCCATAACGGCTCTTGATGATCTGCTGCTCCCGCTCGTCCAGTTTGTCCAGAATACGGCCCACCTGGAATTCTCGCAGGCGCTGCCCGCTTTCCTGCTCGTACTGATCGGCCCGCTGATCCTCGGCCGCCAGGAACATCTCCTGCTGTGTCGTGCGAAAGCGGTCGCGATGCTTGAGCGAATCCGGAATCGTCCGGGCGAAGTTCTTCATGATCGCCCACGAGGCGTACGTGCTGAACTTGTTGCCGCGAGCGTAGTCGAACTTCTCCACCGCACGGATCAACGACATGTTTCCGTCGCTGACCAACTCGAAGAAGTTGTCCGACATGCCGACGTGCCGCTTGGCGATCGAAACCACCAACCGCAAGTTCGCCCGGATGATCTTGTTCTTCACGTCCACCGACGCATCGTGCAGCTGTTCGATTTTGTCCATGTCCGCACTGCGGGCATGGGTCGGATCGATCTCCGCACGCAGCTTGGCCGCATAGTGCTTGAGGTAGTTGAACTGGCGAAAGAGGTGCATTTCCTGCTCGCGATTCAACAACGGCACCTCGTACAAGCTGGCCAAATACGGCGGCAACCCGGCCGGCAATCGTGTCTTCCGCGGCGCCTCTTCCGCGGCCGGCATCGGTCCCATGATCACCGACTCGGCATGCGCCTCGTCGAACAACGTGTTCGTGATGCAGTCCATCGGCAGGGCCATCAGCCGCGCCGCCCGCATCTCGTTGATGATCCGGTAAATGCTGGTCTTGGTCCGCCCATACTTCTTGACCAACGTCTCGACGGGCGTGCCGCGACGATAGAGCTGGAAGATCTTTTCCTTCCCCTCGTCGGTCAGCGGTCCGGTGTGATCCGGAAACACCGCGGCGTCCGGGTGATCCTTATCGAACTGCCGCAAGGTGTAGCGCACCGTTTCCACGCTGCGCCCCATTTCCTTGGCCAGCCGCTTGGTAATCTCTGACGTACTGCCTCCGTCCCGGGCCAATCGCCGGGCATTAAGAATGATTTGTTCGCGGTCGATCTGCGTGAGCTGGCTGAACTTGCCGCCCCGCTCGACGCG is a genomic window of Planctomycetia bacterium containing:
- a CDS encoding sigma-70 family RNA polymerase sigma factor encodes the protein MHITYKNPGLRQLRDQQVKFAPRERRMEQIERAEHLLSEIDPKRTYTYEYLCYRITDFRPNTYPDLKITGREAQHDLPLFVEDLSDSADIPVNDAGERVLSVEELGRMLNVSTKTISRWRRQGLVGRRFMVDGRKRVGFLQSSVDRFVQDHAERVERGGKFSQLTQIDREQIILNARRLARDGGSTSEITKRLAKEMGRSVETVRYTLRQFDKDHPDAAVFPDHTGPLTDEGKEKIFQLYRRGTPVETLVKKYGRTKTSIYRIINEMRAARLMALPMDCITNTLFDEAHAESVIMGPMPAAEEAPRKTRLPAGLPPYLASLYEVPLLNREQEMHLFRQFNYLKHYAAKLRAEIDPTHARSADMDKIEQLHDASVDVKNKIIRANLRLVVSIAKRHVGMSDNFFELVSDGNMSLIRAVEKFDYARGNKFSTYASWAIMKNFARTIPDSLKHRDRFRTTQQEMFLAAEDQRADQYEQESGQRLREFQVGRILDKLDEREQQIIKSRYGLDGRNEPLTLKEVGAEMGVTKERIRQIEARALDKLRRAAEEEKIDDPGE